In Hyperolius riggenbachi isolate aHypRig1 chromosome 10, aHypRig1.pri, whole genome shotgun sequence, a genomic segment contains:
- the LOC137535986 gene encoding uncharacterized protein isoform X1 has product MATHVLETTGDIQSEDVVLLLEPIPLEESFVAEDTPLKLDYDLDQDIEGHDFHLHLSSDSNDTIKIPSPGSEQEIAAADSPQSRESAAATTGSLESAHGSPASRAESTGATTPPHGGSRPYSRASYNADQWHSRQFLQAQNEYRGLMENQLRLIHNDLGNINATSQELGVTLQQVATVGAAQKQLLAQLVDRQDRQNVVLGRMARVGENLNIILGRLADGVDRHNVTHARMADAIENNNELLRQILNK; this is encoded by the exons ATGGCAACACATGTTTTGGAAACTACTG GTGACATTCAGTCGGAAgatgtggtgctgctgctggagccGATACCTCTGgaagaaagctttgttg CTGAAGATACACCACTTAAACTAGATTATGATCTAGATcaggacattgaagggcatgattTTCACCTGCACCTCTCTTCCGACTCCAATGACACCATTAAAATTCCCTCACCAGGTTCGGAGCAAGAAATTGCTGCTGCCGACTCACCACAGTCACGTGAAAGTGCTGCTGCAACAACAGGGTCACTGGAAAGTGCACATGGATCGCCAGCTTCACGGGCAGAAAGtacaggagcaacaacaccaccACACGGAGGTTCCCGGCCATATTCACGGGCCAGTTATAATGCTGACCAGTGGCACTCGAGACAATTTCTGCAGGCCCAAAATGAATATCGAGGCCTCATGGAGAACCAGCTGAGGCTAATTCATAATGATTTGGGCAACATCAATGCCACTAGTCAGGAGCTGGGGGTCACGTTACAGCAGGTGGCCACTGTGGGTGCGGCCCAAAAACAGTTATTGGCCCAACTGGTTGACAGGCAAGACCGCCAAAATGTTGTTTTAGGCCGAATGGCACGAGTAGGCGAAAACCTTAATATAATTTTAGGGCGTTTGGCTGATGGCGTAGACCGCCACAATGTTACACATGCCAGAATGGCAGATGCGatagaaaataacaatgaattgcTGCGGCAAATATTAAATAAATGA
- the LOC137535986 gene encoding uncharacterized protein isoform X2 has protein sequence MATHVLETTGDIQSEDVVLLLEPIPLEESFVGSEQEIAAADSPQSRESAAATTGSLESAHGSPASRAESTGATTPPHGGSRPYSRASYNADQWHSRQFLQAQNEYRGLMENQLRLIHNDLGNINATSQELGVTLQQVATVGAAQKQLLAQLVDRQDRQNVVLGRMARVGENLNIILGRLADGVDRHNVTHARMADAIENNNELLRQILNK, from the exons ATGGCAACACATGTTTTGGAAACTACTG GTGACATTCAGTCGGAAgatgtggtgctgctgctggagccGATACCTCTGgaagaaagctttgttg GTTCGGAGCAAGAAATTGCTGCTGCCGACTCACCACAGTCACGTGAAAGTGCTGCTGCAACAACAGGGTCACTGGAAAGTGCACATGGATCGCCAGCTTCACGGGCAGAAAGtacaggagcaacaacaccaccACACGGAGGTTCCCGGCCATATTCACGGGCCAGTTATAATGCTGACCAGTGGCACTCGAGACAATTTCTGCAGGCCCAAAATGAATATCGAGGCCTCATGGAGAACCAGCTGAGGCTAATTCATAATGATTTGGGCAACATCAATGCCACTAGTCAGGAGCTGGGGGTCACGTTACAGCAGGTGGCCACTGTGGGTGCGGCCCAAAAACAGTTATTGGCCCAACTGGTTGACAGGCAAGACCGCCAAAATGTTGTTTTAGGCCGAATGGCACGAGTAGGCGAAAACCTTAATATAATTTTAGGGCGTTTGGCTGATGGCGTAGACCGCCACAATGTTACACATGCCAGAATGGCAGATGCGatagaaaataacaatgaattgcTGCGGCAAATATTAAATAAATGA